Below is a genomic region from Gemmatimonadales bacterium.
GCGGCGCCGGCTCGGCCGCCGGCCGATCTGTACGATCTGGTGCCGCACGATCACCGGCTTTCCTACGACATGCGCCAGGTGCTGGCGTGTCTGATCGACGGCGGTGCGCTTGACGAGTTCCAGCCCGGCGTAGCCCGGGAGATCCTCTGCGGGCACGGTCACATCGAGGGCAGGCCGGTGGCGATCATCGCCAACCAGCGCGGGCTCATCAAAGGTCAGTCGGGCGAGCGCCCCCGATTCGGAGGGATTCTCTACACCGGAAGCGCGGAGAAGGTGGCCTTCTTCATCGAGACCGCCAACCGGGAGCGGCTCCCGATCCTCTTCGTGCAGGACGTGAGCGGGTTCATGGTCGGGCCGGAAGCCGAGCAGTCGGGGATCATCCGGGCCGGCGCGCGCTTCGTCGAAGCCATGGCGACGGCGGCGGTACCCAAGATCGTGCTGACGGTGAATCACGCGTCCGGGGCGGGCTACTACGCGATGGCGGGGCAGGGATTCGATCCCGACTTCATCCTCTCCTGGCCCACCGGCCGGATGGGCGTGATGGAGGGAGAATCGGCCGTCATGGCGGTGCATGGGCCGGAGGTCGAGCGGGCCCAGCGCGAGGGTCGGGAGCTGGCGCCCGAGGTGAAAGCCTCGATCGACTCGATGCGGGTCGACTACGAACAGCAGCTCGACGCCAAGTTCGCGGCCGCCCGCGGCTTCGTGGATGCCCTGATCACGCCGGAGGAAACGCGCGACGTGCTCGCCTTCGCGCTCCGCGCGAGCGCCAACTATGCGGGCCCCCACCTCGGCCCCTTCGTCCTCCCGCCGCTGGATGCCGCCACGCCCTGATAGGAGTCGCATGCGCCCGCTGCACCCGGCGCTCTCGGCCGTCGCCCTGACGCTGGCCTGCGGGCCGGCGCGGCACGAGCCACCGCCGCCCGCGCCCGTCCCGCCCGCGGCCCAGCCGTCCGCGCCACGTCCGGCCGTGCCCAAGCCCAACGTAGATCCGGCCGCGAAGGACCGTCCTCGCATCACGGTGCCTCCCACCGGCGTCGCCGCCGATTCCTCGGCGCTCCGGTCCGACTCCGTAACCCGGGTCGCGCCACCGCAGGTGGCGTACGCACATGGCTGGATGGCACTCGGCAGCACTGGCGTGGACCGCTTCGTGGCCGCGCATCCAAGCTATGACGGTCGCGGCGTGCTGATCGCTATTCTGGATACCGGTATCGACCCGGGCATTCCCGGTCTCAGCACGACGTCCACCGGCTCGCCCAAGATCCTCGATCTGCGCGATTTCTCAGCCGAGGGGGCGGTGCGGCTCAACCCCGTCACGCCGGTGGGCGATTCCGTCGAGGTCGCGAGGCACAGACTCGGCGGCTTCGGACGAGTGGCGTCCCTCAACACCGCCGGTCCGTACTACGCCGGCACCATCGTCGAGATCCCTCTGGGAGAGCCGCCCGCGGCAGACCTGAACGCGAACGGCAAGGTGGCCGATACGCTGCCGGTGGTGGTCACCCGAGCGCCGGACGGTTGGGTGCTGTTTGCCGACACCGATGGAGACGGCTCCCTCGCGGGTGAACGCCCGGTCCATGACTATCTCACCGGTCGGGAGACGTTCGCGTGGGGACCCCGGGGCCGAACGCCGCGGGTCAATGTCGCCGTCAACCTGAGCGAGCGCGCCGGCCGGCCCGAGCTCGATCTCTTCTTCGACAGCGGCGGGCATGGATCGCACGTGTCCGGGATCGCCGCGGGCCACGACCTCTACGGGGTCACCGGCTTCAACGGGGTGGCGCCCGGGGCGCAGCTCCTGGGCCTCAAGATCGCCAACAGCGCGCAGGGGAGCATCACCACGACCGGGAGTATGCTGCGGGCGATGGACTATGCCATCCGGTTTGCTCAGAGCCGGCACCTGCCGCTGGTGCTCAACATGAGCTTCGGCGTGGGTAACGAGAGGGAAGGCGGCGCGCGGATCGACGCGCTGGTCGATTCGGTGCTTGGTCAGCATCCCGACGTGGTCTTCACCATCAGCGCCGGCAACGATGGTCCCGGACTCTCCACCTTGGGTTTTCCCGGCTCGGCCGAGGCGGCGCTCACGGCCGGCGCCACCCTCCCCGCGAGCTTCCTCTCGCCTTCCGGTCAGGGCGCAGCGCCGGCCGACCAGCTCGCCTACTTCAGCGCCCGCGGCGGCGAGACCGCGAAACCGGACCTGGTGACACCCGGCGTGGCCTACAGCAGCGTGCCGCGCTGGAATGCAGGCGAGGAGGTCGAGCAGGGCACCAGCATGGCCGCGCCCCACGCCGCCGGCCTGGCCGCCCTGCTGGTCTCATCGCTCGCCCAGGAGCAGCAGCCGATTCGGGCCTCGGCTGTCAAGCGTGCGCTCATGGTCACGGCCCAGCCGACGCCGGGTGCGAGCTTCGTGGACGAAGGCACCGGGCTTCCCGATGCCGAGCGGGCGTATCGCTGGCTGAAGGGAGGGCACCAGGTCAGCGAAGTGCGGGTACGCGCGCTCGGGGCAGGCGGGTCTACGGCCGCGGTCGACCGTACGACGGATTCGACCCGAACGTTCGAGCTGCTTCGCCCCGCCTCGGCGCCGCCGGCCAGCTTCAGCTTGAGAAGCGATGCGCCCTGGCTCAGCGCGCCGGCACGGGTTACGCTCGCCCGCCCGCGCACCCGGGTGACCGTGCGCTACGCGCGGGGGAAGCTCGGTGGGTCCGGAGCCTATGTGGGTGTGGTGAGCGGTTGGGGCGACGACACCCTGGCCGGCCCGGCGTTCCGCCTGGTGAACACCGTTCTGGTTCCGGCGCCGGTGACGGTCGGCTCGCGTGCCCTCCGGGCGGGGGAGCGCGTCACGCCGGGCGGCACGTTGCGGACGCTGTTTCGTGCCGACACTGCCCGCCCATTCGTGCTCTCGATCGAGACCGGCGGGCGCGCCGAGCAGGGACTCGCCTTTCTGCACGAGCCGGGTGGGATGCCCTTCCGGGACGAGAGCGACCGATCCGCCGGGAACGGGCCCCAGGCCGCGGAGTACGAGGTCGATGCGAGAGACGTCGTCCCCGGAGCCTACGAGGCGGTGCTGGTAGCGCCGCCAAACCAGGCGCTTTCCGCCACTATCGGACTGACCCAGTCGCCCCTGACGCTGCGCGCCAGGCGGGAGGGGGATTCGGTAGTCGCCCGATTCACCAATGTCACGGCTGCCACCGTCGAGGCGGAGGTCGGCTTGCATCTCGGCGGGGCCGAACGGGATGAATCAGTCGCAGCCAAGGGCTCGGATACCCAGCGAATCCCCTTCGTGGTCCCCGGCTGGTCGCGCGGCGTGGTGGTGGACATCACGATGGATCCGTCGCAGTGGGGTCGGTTCACCGATTTCGGCGTGAGCCTGTTCGACTCCCTCGGGCGCCAGCTGGGCAAGAAGCCGCTCAAGTATGCCTTCGGGCGCCTTCAGGTGGAGCTGCCCAAGGGTCACGGGGACATGCCGGTGAGTCTCGGTCTCTTTCCAGGCTTCGCCGACCCTGCGGGCGATCAGAGCTGGACACTCCGTGCATCCATCCGGGTCTACGGTGATACCAGCGTCGCGCTCCGGCCGGCGGGGGCCCCGTCACTCTCGATTCCAGCGGGCACGTCGGCCGCCAGCACCTTCCGCCTGCCCGCGGAAATGCCCTGGCCCCTGGGCGAGCGGTTCGTTCCGCTCGGTCTCCTGGTGGCCCG
It encodes:
- a CDS encoding carboxyl transferase domain-containing protein, translated to MSRLRALTEEYLHLAARLRQGGGSGRIAKMHQQGKLAPRERVERLLDPGAPWLELGLLVAYDQYDGQAPGAGVITGIGVVEGREVVVVANDATVKAGSWWPETIRKILRAQEVAMRQRIPIIYLVDSAGVNLPYQGGVFPGQYGAARIFYYNSIMRRYLRVPQISAVMGSCVAGGAYLPALSDVIFMVEGTSFMGLGGPNLVKGATGQTIDAESLGGAVTHTELSAVAHYRAANDTDCLGRIREYVGRLPRMDGLNHRVRPAAAPARPPADLYDLVPHDHRLSYDMRQVLACLIDGGALDEFQPGVAREILCGHGHIEGRPVAIIANQRGLIKGQSGERPRFGGILYTGSAEKVAFFIETANRERLPILFVQDVSGFMVGPEAEQSGIIRAGARFVEAMATAAVPKIVLTVNHASGAGYYAMAGQGFDPDFILSWPTGRMGVMEGESAVMAVHGPEVERAQREGRELAPEVKASIDSMRVDYEQQLDAKFAAARGFVDALITPEETRDVLAFALRASANYAGPHLGPFVLPPLDAATP
- a CDS encoding S8 family serine peptidase, whose translation is MRPLHPALSAVALTLACGPARHEPPPPAPVPPAAQPSAPRPAVPKPNVDPAAKDRPRITVPPTGVAADSSALRSDSVTRVAPPQVAYAHGWMALGSTGVDRFVAAHPSYDGRGVLIAILDTGIDPGIPGLSTTSTGSPKILDLRDFSAEGAVRLNPVTPVGDSVEVARHRLGGFGRVASLNTAGPYYAGTIVEIPLGEPPAADLNANGKVADTLPVVVTRAPDGWVLFADTDGDGSLAGERPVHDYLTGRETFAWGPRGRTPRVNVAVNLSERAGRPELDLFFDSGGHGSHVSGIAAGHDLYGVTGFNGVAPGAQLLGLKIANSAQGSITTTGSMLRAMDYAIRFAQSRHLPLVLNMSFGVGNEREGGARIDALVDSVLGQHPDVVFTISAGNDGPGLSTLGFPGSAEAALTAGATLPASFLSPSGQGAAPADQLAYFSARGGETAKPDLVTPGVAYSSVPRWNAGEEVEQGTSMAAPHAAGLAALLVSSLAQEQQPIRASAVKRALMVTAQPTPGASFVDEGTGLPDAERAYRWLKGGHQVSEVRVRALGAGGSTAAVDRTTDSTRTFELLRPASAPPASFSLRSDAPWLSAPARVTLARPRTRVTVRYARGKLGGSGAYVGVVSGWGDDTLAGPAFRLVNTVLVPAPVTVGSRALRAGERVTPGGTLRTLFRADTARPFVLSIETGGRAEQGLAFLHEPGGMPFRDESDRSAGNGPQAAEYEVDARDVVPGAYEAVLVAPPNQALSATIGLTQSPLTLRARREGDSVVARFTNVTAATVEAEVGLHLGGAERDESVAAKGSDTQRIPFVVPGWSRGVVVDITMDPSQWGRFTDFGVSLFDSLGRQLGKKPLKYAFGRLQVELPKGHGDMPVSLGLFPGFADPAGDQSWTLRASIRVYGDTSVALRPAGAPSLSIPAGTSAASTFRLPAEMPWPLGERFVPLGLLVARVDGRSWTRELPLAPGSAER